One part of the Planctomycetia bacterium genome encodes these proteins:
- a CDS encoding CPBP family intramembrane glutamic endopeptidase, which translates to MLGWWQTTADAWDPRLLAVVVVALLVSGSLTLWIRLGWRAVEGQPILPYEPRRPVPWTIVGLLVLALVSFMAITAFSLLYADVDITKVFSLDVDAPSETIRRSAPVADDAELITSAKLLTLVVSQLTALLAALIGFRWLYGATPEDWGLVTTHAGRDLGIALIAAVAFLPPLYALQALLHQINDAPHPLIRALTESNDMFLRPLALVTAGLWAPIWEELFFRVIFQGWLERVLVHRHAPPPDEAAVHDLSPDGETADEYAPAVRAPRGGWLPIAISAAVFASVHVDPRSPNLDFIPIFFFACGLGYLYQRTHRALPSILLHMILNVCSLTALVLTLPPR; encoded by the coding sequence ATGTTGGGCTGGTGGCAAACAACCGCGGACGCTTGGGATCCCCGCCTGCTGGCGGTCGTCGTGGTCGCGTTGCTCGTGAGCGGCAGTTTGACGCTCTGGATTCGCCTCGGCTGGCGCGCGGTTGAAGGGCAGCCGATTTTGCCTTACGAGCCGCGCCGGCCAGTTCCCTGGACGATCGTCGGGCTGTTGGTACTGGCCCTGGTCTCATTCATGGCGATAACGGCGTTCTCCCTCCTCTATGCGGATGTGGACATCACGAAGGTGTTCTCCCTGGACGTGGATGCGCCATCCGAGACGATACGCCGGAGTGCGCCCGTCGCCGACGATGCCGAACTGATCACATCCGCCAAGTTGCTGACACTCGTGGTCTCGCAGTTGACAGCGCTACTCGCCGCGCTGATCGGCTTTCGATGGCTCTACGGCGCTACGCCAGAAGATTGGGGACTGGTCACGACGCACGCTGGCCGCGACCTTGGCATCGCGCTCATCGCTGCCGTGGCGTTTCTGCCGCCGCTGTACGCGCTCCAGGCGTTGCTGCATCAAATAAATGACGCACCACATCCGTTGATTCGCGCCCTGACGGAATCCAACGATATGTTCTTACGTCCGCTAGCTCTGGTGACCGCCGGGCTGTGGGCGCCGATCTGGGAGGAATTGTTTTTCCGCGTCATCTTCCAGGGTTGGCTCGAACGCGTGCTCGTTCACCGTCATGCCCCGCCGCCGGACGAAGCGGCGGTCCACGACCTGAGCCCGGACGGCGAGACGGCGGACGAATATGCGCCGGCGGTCCGCGCGCCGCGCGGGGGGTGGCTGCCGATCGCGATCAGCGCCGCCGTGTTCGCCTCGGTACACGTGGATCCCCGGTCGCCCAACTTGGATTTCATTCCGATTTTCTTTTTCGCCTGCGGGCTGGGATACCTCTACCAGAGGACCCACCGGGCGTTGCCGTCCATTTTGCTGCATATGATCCTGAACGTCTGTTCGCTCACGGCGCTGGTGCTCACGCTGCCGCCCCGGTAG
- the pgsA gene encoding CDP-diacylglycerol--glycerol-3-phosphate 3-phosphatidyltransferase yields MPDQPTSNRSTIVNVPNQLTVSRLLLSIVLFVLIAFKQFLPATIVFIVAASTDWLDGFIARRYGLVTVLGRILDPFVDKVIICGTFIFLVAEPLSELKAWMAVVVVGRELLVTALRGYLEQQGADFSASMSGKLKMVFQCVAAGMSLGYLHYLSRGASVDPELQRMFLYALRGAIWTAVGLTVWSGVEYIFAAARLIRR; encoded by the coding sequence ATGCCTGACCAGCCGACGTCCAACCGTTCGACGATCGTCAACGTGCCGAATCAGTTGACGGTCTCGCGGCTGTTGCTGTCGATCGTGCTCTTCGTGCTGATCGCCTTCAAACAGTTTCTGCCGGCGACGATCGTGTTCATCGTCGCCGCCTCGACGGATTGGCTCGACGGCTTTATCGCCCGGCGGTATGGACTGGTCACGGTGTTGGGAAGAATCCTCGATCCTTTCGTCGACAAGGTGATCATCTGCGGGACGTTTATCTTTTTGGTCGCCGAACCGCTGTCCGAACTGAAGGCCTGGATGGCGGTCGTCGTCGTCGGGCGCGAGTTGCTGGTTACGGCCTTGCGCGGGTACTTGGAACAACAAGGCGCTGATTTTTCCGCCAGCATGTCGGGCAAGTTGAAGATGGTGTTTCAGTGCGTGGCGGCCGGTATGAGTCTCGGCTATCTCCACTATCTCTCGCGCGGCGCGAGCGTCGATCCGGAATTGCAGCGTATGTTTCTCTATGCCCTGCGCGGCGCCATTTGGACCGCGGTGGGACTGACGGTGTGGTCCGGCGTGGAATACATTTTCGCCGCCGCGCGGCTCATTCGCAGGTGA
- the rimO gene encoding 30S ribosomal protein S12 methylthiotransferase RimO, producing MSVSSSLPIVDSRPEPKSKPAAGDGQVKGTYAFVSLGCPKNLVDSERMLGLLQLDGYRLVQEADGADFVIVNTCGFIEQARQESFASIHEMLDLKRRGRTRGVIVSGCLAEREKQSLLEQCPDIDQLVGVFGRDHVTKVADRLIGGLQEQRTVFNPAPSRPLSDRARLRITPRHFAYLKISEGCDRLCTFCAIPKMRGKHATKPMEEVIAEAKELAADGVRELNIVAQDTTYYGKDLYGEPRLAELLRELDRVDGLDWIRVLYLYPMYFTDELIGVLADAKKIVPYLDMPLQHINDATLKRMQRRVNRADTEVLLKKLRDAIPGLVMRTTFITGFPGETDAQFEELVDFVREQQFERLGVFTYSLEPDTPAAKLDGHLPNEVKEERRERLMAEQQEVAFAWNERQLGRQMDALIDSAVPGEPNAFIGRTYADAPDIDGVVYVTGKKLKPGQIVPCEIVASQGYDLVAAAVGKGR from the coding sequence ATGTCTGTTTCCAGTTCGTTGCCGATTGTCGATTCCCGTCCTGAACCTAAGTCGAAGCCTGCTGCGGGCGACGGCCAGGTGAAGGGCACCTACGCGTTTGTGAGTCTCGGCTGCCCGAAGAACCTGGTCGATAGCGAGCGGATGCTCGGCTTGTTGCAACTGGACGGATACCGGCTGGTGCAGGAGGCGGACGGCGCGGACTTTGTGATCGTCAACACCTGCGGCTTCATCGAGCAAGCCCGGCAGGAGTCGTTCGCGTCGATTCACGAAATGCTCGACCTCAAGCGACGCGGACGGACGCGCGGCGTGATTGTCTCCGGCTGCCTGGCGGAGCGCGAGAAGCAATCCTTGCTGGAGCAGTGCCCCGACATCGATCAACTGGTCGGCGTCTTCGGCCGCGATCACGTGACAAAGGTGGCCGATCGTTTGATCGGCGGCTTGCAGGAACAGCGCACCGTCTTTAATCCCGCGCCGAGCCGCCCGCTGTCGGATCGCGCGCGGTTGCGGATCACGCCGCGGCATTTCGCCTACCTGAAAATCTCCGAAGGTTGCGACCGGCTCTGCACGTTCTGCGCGATTCCGAAGATGCGCGGCAAGCATGCCACGAAGCCGATGGAGGAAGTCATCGCCGAGGCCAAAGAGCTGGCCGCCGATGGCGTCCGCGAGTTGAACATCGTCGCGCAGGACACCACCTATTACGGCAAAGATCTCTACGGCGAGCCGCGCCTGGCGGAATTGCTGCGCGAGCTGGACCGCGTCGACGGCCTGGATTGGATTCGCGTGCTGTACCTGTATCCGATGTACTTCACCGATGAGTTGATCGGCGTGTTGGCGGACGCCAAGAAGATCGTGCCGTACCTCGACATGCCGCTCCAGCACATCAACGACGCGACACTCAAACGGATGCAGCGCCGCGTGAATCGCGCAGATACCGAGGTGCTGCTCAAGAAGCTGCGCGACGCGATCCCCGGCCTGGTCATGCGCACCACGTTTATCACCGGATTCCCCGGCGAGACCGACGCGCAGTTCGAGGAATTGGTCGACTTCGTGCGCGAGCAACAGTTCGAACGCCTCGGCGTGTTCACGTATTCACTTGAGCCTGACACTCCGGCCGCGAAGCTCGACGGCCATTTGCCGAATGAAGTCAAAGAAGAACGCCGCGAGCGATTGATGGCTGAACAACAGGAAGTCGCCTTCGCCTGGAACGAACGTCAACTCGGCCGGCAGATGGACGCCTTGATTGACTCGGCGGTGCCCGGCGAACCAAACGCCTTCATCGGCCGCACTTACGCCGACGCCCCGGACATCGACGGAGTCGTCTACGTCACGGGTAAGAAATTGAAGCCAGGCCAAATCGTGCCGTGCGAAATCGTCGCCAGCCAAGGCTACGACCTGGTCGCCGCGGCGGTAGGTAAGGGGAGATAG
- a CDS encoding PEP-CTERM sorting domain-containing protein, which produces MNRSLLGLMTIVGALLLAPQAAVAEPGLLFDQSIYQVAPGESFDVQVLIDGDVATAAADAVANGLVSYGWQFDFDGAKASVDGLVVPAELNYFAFAAGASITSGPGLAGAEGNIDQVTFTPYQDSLLATVTLKNLALAPDSYDLTLSLAPHFPTEQLFVDGQGNVLDDTIVLGTAKVLVAVPEPGTITLAGIGVCIAATCRARLGRNSRRCARSS; this is translated from the coding sequence ATGAATCGTAGTCTTCTTGGCTTGATGACGATTGTCGGCGCACTGTTGCTGGCACCGCAGGCCGCCGTGGCCGAGCCGGGCCTGCTGTTCGATCAGAGCATCTACCAGGTGGCGCCGGGCGAGTCGTTCGACGTGCAAGTGCTGATCGACGGCGATGTCGCCACGGCCGCCGCGGACGCCGTCGCCAACGGTCTGGTCAGCTACGGCTGGCAATTCGACTTCGATGGAGCCAAGGCGTCCGTCGACGGACTGGTCGTGCCGGCGGAGCTGAACTACTTCGCCTTCGCCGCCGGCGCGAGCATCACATCGGGCCCCGGTCTCGCCGGGGCGGAGGGAAACATCGATCAGGTTACGTTCACACCTTATCAAGACAGCCTGCTCGCCACGGTGACGCTCAAGAACCTGGCGCTCGCGCCGGATTCCTACGACCTCACGCTGAGCCTCGCGCCACACTTTCCCACCGAGCAATTGTTCGTCGATGGCCAAGGCAACGTACTCGACGACACAATCGTGCTGGGCACGGCCAAGGTGTTGGTCGCGGTGCCGGAGCCAGGCACCATTACGTTGGCCGGAATCGGCGTTTGCATCGCGGCAACGTGCCGCGCACGACTTGGACGGAATTCCCGGCGATGCGCGCGCTCATCCTGA
- a CDS encoding glycosyltransferase, giving the protein MRALILTLGTRGDLELFLTLGRALSARGHEVTVASSPFNAAAVERAGLQFAAAGNAGTREQLVAALREAGRSTNLVERTRSFYEAWLRPQLGAAIQAIAPLTKQTDVFINNLKLVLRRGENVLPGVSVTYDPPLQIDDLPRFGAQRAEVLDLVAMPQALIDPEYRWDARYRFTGFWTSPDHADKDSLLPRVQEFLAKGPAPIVITLGSMAFADPRAISRCIVEALALSGRRGIVVRGWSLEELDEIASPNILVIDEAPYELLFAGAAAVVHHGGVGTLAAVLRAGKPSIILPQVACQRVFGEILLRERLAAGVLAADALTPTGLASCIETATTDDTLAASAMNWRERLLREDGAARAAEWIEAHLEGQRRD; this is encoded by the coding sequence ATGCGCGCGCTCATCCTGACGCTCGGCACGCGCGGCGATCTGGAGCTTTTCCTGACCTTGGGCCGCGCGCTCTCCGCGCGAGGTCATGAAGTCACCGTCGCCAGTTCACCGTTCAACGCCGCAGCGGTGGAGCGCGCGGGTTTGCAATTCGCCGCGGCGGGAAATGCCGGCACCAGGGAACAACTCGTCGCGGCCTTGCGCGAGGCCGGCCGCTCGACGAATCTTGTCGAACGGACTAGGTCTTTTTATGAAGCCTGGCTGCGCCCGCAACTCGGGGCGGCGATTCAGGCCATCGCGCCGTTGACGAAGCAGACGGATGTCTTCATCAACAATCTGAAACTGGTGCTGCGTCGCGGGGAGAACGTGCTGCCGGGCGTCTCCGTAACCTACGATCCGCCATTGCAGATTGACGATTTGCCCCGATTCGGCGCCCAGCGCGCGGAAGTGCTCGACCTCGTGGCGATGCCCCAGGCGTTGATCGATCCGGAATACCGCTGGGACGCCCGTTATCGCTTCACGGGCTTCTGGACGTCGCCGGACCATGCTGACAAAGACTCGCTACTGCCGCGCGTGCAGGAGTTCTTGGCGAAAGGCCCCGCGCCCATCGTGATCACGCTTGGGTCGATGGCATTTGCCGATCCTCGGGCGATTTCCAGGTGCATTGTCGAAGCTCTCGCGTTGAGCGGCCGTCGCGGCATCGTTGTGCGTGGCTGGTCGTTGGAAGAACTCGACGAGATCGCGTCGCCCAACATTCTCGTGATCGACGAAGCCCCGTATGAACTGCTGTTCGCGGGCGCGGCGGCCGTGGTGCATCATGGAGGCGTCGGCACGTTGGCGGCCGTGTTGCGAGCTGGGAAGCCGTCGATTATTCTGCCTCAAGTCGCTTGCCAACGCGTGTTCGGCGAGATCCTGCTGCGCGAACGGCTGGCCGCCGGCGTGCTGGCCGCCGACGCGTTGACGCCAACCGGCCTGGCGTCCTGCATCGAGACGGCGACAACGGACGACACGCTCGCCGCGTCCGCCATGAATTGGCGTGAACGATTGCTTCGGGAAGACGGCGCCGCGCGCGCGGCTGAGTGGATTGAAGCCCACCTGGAGGGCCAGCGTCGTGACTGA
- a CDS encoding aminotransferase class III-fold pyridoxal phosphate-dependent enzyme — MTDNADRFLIARGENDRLFDEAGRAYIDLFSAHGAAWLGHANPVVGDAIAKQLRQIWNTGAISTPIREQAQAAVESLFPPSHRLAGFYSTGMEAAEFVSRMARVATGRKKIVGFEHSMHGKSLATAALGWGNDWNLDAPELMRLPFVDQADEMDIVASFDDVLRERNVAAVLVEPLLGSHGGYEARAAFYRTLAKMCREYGTLLVFDEILTGFGRTGANFYFQSVDILPDVVLIGKALGAGFPVSGVVVNRSIAIEPGMLPGSTFAGNALACAAVAATLNELNAINVVARVIAIAEIIERELAPLRELGVGLRGRGALWVLELPDHVEMKRLLAQVYRRGVAIGSNGRFVRLLPAVTIELEHLGQACRVLVETIHEQLAIHHG, encoded by the coding sequence GTGACTGACAACGCCGATCGATTCCTGATCGCCCGGGGCGAAAACGATCGGCTCTTCGATGAGGCCGGGCGCGCGTACATCGATCTCTTCAGCGCGCATGGCGCGGCGTGGCTCGGGCACGCGAATCCCGTCGTGGGCGATGCGATCGCCAAACAATTGCGCCAAATCTGGAACACCGGCGCCATCTCGACGCCCATTCGCGAACAAGCGCAAGCGGCGGTCGAATCGCTTTTTCCGCCGTCACATCGCCTGGCCGGCTTCTATAGCACTGGCATGGAAGCCGCCGAGTTTGTATCGAGGATGGCGCGCGTCGCCACGGGGCGCAAGAAGATCGTCGGTTTTGAACACTCCATGCATGGCAAGTCGCTCGCCACTGCGGCGCTCGGGTGGGGTAACGACTGGAATCTCGACGCGCCGGAGTTAATGCGACTTCCGTTTGTGGACCAGGCGGACGAAATGGATATCGTCGCAAGCTTCGACGACGTATTGCGTGAACGAAACGTCGCGGCCGTGTTGGTCGAACCGTTGCTCGGTTCCCATGGCGGATACGAGGCGAGGGCGGCGTTCTATCGCACGCTGGCGAAAATGTGTCGCGAATACGGCACGCTGCTCGTCTTCGACGAAATCTTGACAGGCTTCGGCCGCACGGGCGCCAACTTCTACTTTCAATCCGTCGACATCCTGCCGGATGTCGTATTGATCGGCAAGGCTCTCGGCGCAGGCTTTCCGGTTTCTGGCGTGGTTGTAAATCGGTCCATTGCGATCGAACCCGGCATGCTTCCAGGCAGCACCTTCGCGGGAAACGCGCTCGCGTGTGCGGCGGTCGCCGCCACGCTGAATGAGCTAAACGCGATCAATGTTGTGGCGCGCGTGATTGCAATCGCCGAGATCATCGAACGCGAACTAGCGCCGCTCCGTGAACTGGGCGTCGGACTGCGCGGACGCGGGGCACTGTGGGTGTTGGAACTTCCGGATCACGTCGAAATGAAGCGGCTACTGGCGCAGGTCTATCGCCGGGGCGTCGCGATTGGCAGTAACGGTCGTTTCGTGCGATTGCTGCCGGCGGTGACGATTGAGCTGGAGCATCTCGGG